The Lycium barbarum isolate Lr01 chromosome 12, ASM1917538v2, whole genome shotgun sequence genome includes a region encoding these proteins:
- the LOC132624415 gene encoding uncharacterized protein LOC132624415, with amino-acid sequence MDFTSRGIAWIGKIGEKLENLCSEVDATSQEPLDFVESQLQIAGANLKQFCSEFIQEILPASLSDAEEESSNLSSEQNRKDQHPASELSNISVEEDNKDELSYSNSSSAVLAVETTEGVHVESSLQPRADKVMKMSVEDNFEKALSFVESSGVVASTEGTLKMTSLSGEGVKGVEGSAKSSTIASAECVEFDPSMQEGKTIDFGANTSNVPSLIGSTYSNESQESAFPDFGETNSCAALPAVSSEASLDRHVTQPTTDSVPEVEFDGNCVVVDKDDLSSASEFHGAHISSKKVMPKLKVKPGKKRNKDATVCEDLSVESEQSNAKCMTISSPHQNLELSQEGFCESDWEII; translated from the exons ATGGACTTTACAAGTAGAGGCATAGCCTGGATTGGAAAAATTGGCGAAAAGCTGGAAAATCTTTGTTCTGAAGTTGATGCTACATCTCAG GAACCACTTGATTTTGTTGAAAGCCAATTGCAGATAGCGGGTGCAAATCTGAAACAATTTTGTTCAGAGTTTATTCAAGAAATACTCCCTGCGTCTTTGTCAGATGCCGAGGAGGAGTCCAGTAATTTATCTTCAGAACAAAATAGGAAAGACCAGCATCCAGCTTCTGAGTTGTCAAACATCAGTGTGGAAGAAGATAATAAGGATGAACTTTCCTATTCAAACTCGTCCTCCGCCGTGCTCGCTGTGGAAACTACGGAAGGAGTGCATGTTGAGTCATCACTTCAGCCACGAGCAGATAAGGTGATGAAGATGTCTGTTGAGGATAATTTTGAAAAGGCACTCTCTTTTGTTGAAAGTTCAGGAGTCGTTGCTTCTACTGAGGGAACTTTAAAAATGACATCACTATCTGGTGAGGgtgttaaaggagttgaaggttCTGCCAAATCTTCGACAATTGCATCAGCTGAATGTGTAGAATTTGACCCTTCTATGCAAGAGGGGAAAACTATAGACTTTGGTGCTAACACTTCGAATGTCCCATCATTAATTGGTTCAACTTATTCTAATGAGTCACAAGAAAGTGCTTTTCCCGATTTTGGCGAAACAAATTCTTGTGCAGCACTTCCAGCAGTATCAAGTG AAGCCTCTCTGGATCGTCATGTAACACAACCAACCACCGACTCGGTTCCTGAAGTGGAGTTTGATGGAAACTGTGTTGTGGTAGATAAGGATGATTTGTCTTCAGCCTCTGAATTCCATGGAGCTCATATTTCTTCCAAG AAAGTTATGCCAAAGCTGAAGGTAAAACCTGGAAAAAAGAGAAACAAGGACGCGACTGTTTGTGAGGATCTCAGTGTGGAATCAGAGCAATCAAATGCAAAGTGCATGACAATATCTTCTCCACATCAAAACTTGGAATTGTCACAAGAAGGCTTTTGTGAATCAGATTGGGAGATCATCTAA
- the LOC132624967 gene encoding senescence-specific cysteine protease SAG39-like — protein MAFANLSQYLFLALFFIVLGLWNSQVASSRPINYEANMRARHEQWIARHDKVYKDLLEKEMRFKIFKENVERIETFNADEDKGYKLGVNKFTDLTNEEFRVLHTGYKRSSHPKVVSSSKPRTHFRYANVTDIPPTLDWRKKGAVTPIKDQKNCGCCWAFSAVGAMEGLHQLKTGKLVPLSEQELVDCDVEGEDEGCSGGLLDTAFKFIMKNKGLTTEANYPYKAADGVCNKKRSTVSAAKITGYEDVPANSEKALLQAVANQPVSVAIDGSSFDFQFYSSGVFSGSCSTWLNHAVTAVGYGATSNGTKYWIIKNSWGSKWGENGYAHMKRDIHDKEGLCGLAMDASYPTA, from the exons ATGGCTTTTGCGAACCTTAGCCAATACCTTTTCTTAGCTTTGTTCTTCATAGTTTTGGGACTGTGGAACTCTCAAGTAGCTTCATCACGTCCTATTAACTATGAGGCAAACATGCGAGCTAGGCATGAGCAATGGATTGCTCGTCATGACAAAGTTTacaaagatttgcttgagaaagaaatgCGTTTTAAAATATTCAAAGAAAACGTGGAACGTATAGAAACTTTTAATGCAGATGAAGATAAAGGATACAAACTTGGCGTTAATAAATTTACTGATCTCACAAATGAGGAATTCCGTGTGTTACATACCGGTTACAAGAGGTCATCACATCCTAAGGTGGTGTCTTCCTCAAAGCCAAGAACACATTTTAGGTACGCTAATGTGACAGACATACCGCCAACATTGGATTGGAGAAAGAAAGGTGCCGTTACCCCTATCAAGGACCAAAAAAATTGTG GTTGCTGTTGGGCGTTTTCTGCAGTAGGTGCAATGGAAGGGCTACACCAACTGAAAACAGGAAAGTTAGTCCCTTTATCAGAGCAAGAGCTTGTAGACTGTGATGTTGAAGGTGAGGATGAAGGTTGCAGTGGTGGACTATTGGACACTGCATTTAAATTCATTATGAAAAACAAGGGCCTCACTACAGAAGCTAACTATCCATACAAGGCAGCAGATGGTGTCTGTAACAAGAAAAGGTCAACTGTTTCAGCTGCCAAGATTACAG GATACGAAGATGTGCCAGCCAACAGCGAGAAGGCCCTTTTGCAGGCTGTAGCTAATCAACCAGTATCAGTGGCAATCGATGGGAGCAGCTTCGATTTCCAGTTCTATTCAAGTGGAGTTTTCAGCGGATCATGTAGCACTTGGCTTAACCATGCTGTTACAGCAGTGGGATATGGTGCTACAAGTAATGGTACAAAATATTGGATTATAAAGAATTCTTGGGGCAGTAAATGGGGCGAAAATGGATATGCACACATGAAAAGGGATATTCATGATAAAGAAGGCCTTTGTGGACTTGCCATGGACGCTTCTTATCCCACTGCCTAG
- the LOC132622199 gene encoding transcription factor bHLH30-like: protein MNCQISGNLGEFCENEAKGVPQSLVLDSKKGELVKASGRVEKKVGKSEGKTIAALKSHSEAERRRRQRINAHLTTLRNLVPSSNKMDKAALLAEVVCQVKQLKESASHVSESFFIPLDSDDIRVETIAENAHGTCCYRASICCEYRPDLLSDLRQVINSLHLNLVKSEISTLGSRVKNEFVFTNMIEGGHGNSEDGEILLSSVRQAFSSVLDKVSAFPEYSTYPNKRQRISCFDSSSLF from the exons ATGAACTGTCAGATTTCTGGGAATTTAGGTGAGTTTTGTGAGAATGAGGCAAAAGGGGTTCCACAAAGTTTGGTGTTGGATAGTAAGAAAGGTGAATTGGTGAAGGCTAGTGGAAGAGTGGAAAAAAAAGTTGGAAAATCAGAGGGGAAAACTATTGCTGCATTGAAGAGCCATAGCGAGGCAGAAAGACGAAGAAGGCAGAGGATCAATGCTCATTTGACCACACTTCGCAATCTTGTGCCATCCTCTAACAAA ATGGACAAAGCAGCATTGCTAGCTGAAGTAGTATGCCAAGTGAAACAATTGAAGGAAAGTGCAAGTCATGTTAGTGAAAGTTTCTTCATTCCATTGGACTCTGATGACATAAGAGTTGAAACAATTGCTGAAAATGCACATGGAACATGTTGTTATAGGGCATCCATTTGTTGTGAATACAGGCCTGATCTGTTGTCAGATTTAAGACAAGTTATCAATTCCCTTCATTTGAATTTGGTTAAGTCAGAAATATCAACGTTAGGAAGTCGAGTTAAGAACGAATTTGTCTTCACGAATATGATCGAAGGAGGACATGGTAATAGTGAAGATGGGGAAATTCTCTTATCCTCTGTTCGACAGGCATTTAGTTCTGTCCTGGATAAAGTTTCTGCATTTCCGGAATACTCAACCTATCCAAACAAGAGGCAACGTATTTCCTGCTTCGATTCTTCAAGCTTATTCTGA
- the LOC132623671 gene encoding uncharacterized protein LOC132623671 codes for MPNTPTTSTSTSNFYLTYIKLRFFTKVRRFLQLKATSKKPLKPLIVIEEEEKGVMGKEGSKDYGWMVMQKSVKKLHFGSCDEKEVAVKEIKKLAKDDVKRRKLMAELGVIPPLVAMVGGSQVVQRLAVQALVELANGSFTNKALMVEAGILSKLPQKTDNLDGNTRQEFAELILSISSLANTQFNMDSSRIIPFVVSILDSSNSSVETKCTCLGTLYNISSVLENSASLATNGIVTTLLRLSSLKEVSEKALATLVNLVVTLMGKKVMEDNPRVPESLIEIMTWEEKPKCQELSVYILMILAHQSSIQREKMARAGIVQVLLEVALLGSSLAQKRALKLLQWFKDERQSKMGPHSGPQVGRMPIDSPPMSPRSVEESKKLMKKIVKQSLYKNMETITSRANGGSETSRLKSLVVSSSSKSLPY; via the exons ATGCCTAATACTCCCACAACTAGTACTAGTACTAGTAATTTTTATTTGACTTACATAAAGCTAAGATTTTTCACAAAAGTCAGGCGGTTTCTTCAGCTTAAGGCAACTTCTAAAAAGCCATTGAAACCTTTGATTGTGATTGAAGAAGAGGAAAAGGGTGTAATGGGAAAAGAGGGTAGTAAAGATTATGGGTGGATGGTTATGCAAAAATCAGTGAAGAAACTTCATTTTGGGAGCTGTGATGAAAAAGAGGTGGCTGTAAAAGAGATAAAGAAGTTGGCTAAAGATGATGTAAAGAGGAGGAAATTGATGGCGGAGCTGGGCGTAATTCCACCGCTTGTGGCCATGGTTGGTGGTTCTCAGGTGGTGCAGAGATTGGCGGTGCAAGCATTAGTTGAGCTTGCCAATGGCTCTTTCAC GAACAAGGCTCTGATGGTAGAAGCAGGAATCCTATCAAAATTACCCCAAAAAACAGACAACTTAGATGGAAACACAAGGCAAGAATTTGCAGAATTGAtcttgtctatatcatcattagccAACACCCAATTCAATATGGATTCCTCAAGAATTATTCCATTTGTAGTCAGCATTCTTGATTCATCAAATTCAAGTGTTGAGACTAAATGTACATGTCTAGGGACATTGTACAATATATCCTCTGTGCTGGAAAATTCTGCCAGTTTGGCAACTAATGGAATAGTAACCACTCTATTGAGATTGTCTTCATTGAAGGAAGTATCAGAGAAAGCACTAGCCACATTGGTGAATCTTGTGGTTACCCTAATGGGGAAGAAGGTGATGGAGGATAACCCGAGGGTCCCCGAGAGCTTAATCGAGATAATGACATGGGAAGAGAAGCCAAAATGCCAAGAATTATCGGTATACATTTTGATGATTTTGGCTCACCAAAGTTCAATTCAAAGGGAGAAAATGGCCAGGGCTGGTATTGTTCAAGTACTTCTTGAAGTGGCATTGTTGGGTAGCTCTTTGGCCCAAAAAAGAGCATTGAAATTGTTACAATGGTTTAAGGATGAAAGGCAGAGCAAAATGGGACCTCATTCAGGGCCACAAGTAGGAAGGATGCCAATTGATTCACCACCAATGAGTCCAAGATCTGTTGAGGAAAGCAAGAAACTGATGAAGAAAATTGTGAAACAAAGCCTTTATaagaatatggaaacaattactAGTAGAGCCAATGGTGGTAGTGAAACTTCAAGGCTGAAGTCCCTAGTTGTTAGCTCAAGTTCTAAGAGTTTGCCTTACTAA